Proteins from a genomic interval of Pseudomonas silesiensis:
- the glnE gene encoding bifunctional [glutamate--ammonia ligase]-adenylyl-L-tyrosine phosphorylase/[glutamate--ammonia-ligase] adenylyltransferase — protein sequence MSLPLLAELPAVLLPLVSRAEQSLRTAAAALDNDQGLSGWTPERWAQFARVTAASDFVIEQTARDPSMLLELVQSGELDRSYAPGELCGQIAATVSAVQTDDELGRVLRRLRNRHQVRIIWRDLTRQADLVQTCRDLSDMADASIDQAYQWLYSRHSQQFGVPTGRRSGEPQQMVILGMGKLGAVELNLSSDIDLIFAYPEGGETVGVKRSLDNQEFFIRLGQRLIKALDPMTVDGFVFRVDMRLRPYGSAGALVLSFNALEQYYQDQGRDWERYAMIKARVVAGDQVAGAQLLDLLRPFVYRRYLDFSAIEALRTMKQLIQQEVRRKGMADNIKLGSGGIREVEFIAQAFQLIHGGRDLSLQQRPLLKVLSTLEGQGYLPPAVVSELREGYEFLRYTEHAIQAIADRQTQMLPDGARDQARIAFMLGFDDWAAFHEQLMYWRGRVAWHFGQVIADPDEEQGSENEVVVGGEWLPLWEEAQNEEAACRQLEEGGFTDATKALKALAGLRGSPQLRAMQRLGRERLDAFIPRLLAQAVEHANPDLVLERVLPLVEAVARRSAYLVLLTENPGALRRLLTLCAASPWIAEQITRFPLLLDELLNEGRLFKPPLAPELAAELRERLTRIPEDDLEQQMEALRHFKLAHRLRVAASEIAGSLPLMKVSDYLTWLAEAILEQVLALAWRQTVAKYGTPLRTDGTLCDPGFVIVGYGKVGGLELGHGSDLDLVFIHDGDPQAETDGPKPIDGAQFFTRLGQRIIHLLTTQTNSGQLYEVDMRLRPSGASGLLVSSLGAFARYQEIEAWTWEHQALVRARVLVGSEDVGRAFEKVRAAVLGKSRDLATLRQEVSEMRAKMRDNLGSKSTAAGTGANAFEATAPFDLKQDAGGIVDIEFMVQYAALAWSQTHPSLLRWTDNIRILEGLEEEGLMPAEDASLLREAYKAYRSAAHRQALQKDPGVIPGDQFADERRQVLRIWRELGLS from the coding sequence ATGAGCCTCCCTTTGCTTGCCGAACTGCCCGCCGTCCTTCTGCCGCTTGTCTCCCGGGCCGAGCAGTCGTTGCGTACGGCCGCCGCCGCGCTGGACAACGACCAGGGGCTGTCTGGCTGGACACCTGAACGCTGGGCCCAATTCGCCCGCGTCACCGCCGCCAGCGACTTCGTGATCGAACAAACTGCGCGCGACCCTTCCATGTTGCTGGAGCTGGTGCAGTCCGGGGAACTGGACCGCAGTTATGCGCCCGGTGAGTTGTGCGGGCAGATTGCGGCAACGGTGAGCGCGGTCCAGACCGACGATGAGCTCGGCCGCGTCCTGCGCCGCCTGCGCAATCGCCACCAGGTTCGGATCATCTGGCGCGACCTGACCCGTCAGGCCGATCTGGTCCAGACCTGCCGCGACCTCTCGGACATGGCCGATGCCAGCATCGATCAGGCCTATCAGTGGTTGTACTCGCGACATAGCCAGCAATTCGGCGTGCCCACCGGCCGGCGCAGTGGCGAACCGCAACAGATGGTCATCCTTGGCATGGGCAAGCTCGGCGCGGTGGAGCTCAACCTGTCGTCGGACATCGACCTGATTTTCGCGTACCCCGAGGGTGGAGAAACCGTCGGTGTGAAGCGCTCGCTGGATAACCAGGAATTTTTCATTCGGCTTGGCCAGCGTCTGATCAAGGCGCTGGACCCGATGACTGTCGACGGCTTCGTGTTCCGTGTCGACATGCGCCTGCGGCCCTACGGTTCGGCAGGCGCACTGGTGCTGAGCTTCAATGCGCTGGAGCAGTATTACCAGGATCAGGGCCGCGACTGGGAGCGCTACGCCATGATCAAGGCGCGGGTGGTGGCTGGCGATCAAGTGGCCGGCGCGCAGTTGCTCGACCTGTTGCGGCCGTTCGTTTACCGGCGTTATCTGGACTTTTCGGCCATCGAGGCGCTGCGCACCATGAAGCAGCTGATCCAGCAGGAAGTCCGGCGCAAGGGCATGGCCGACAACATCAAGCTGGGCTCCGGCGGCATCCGTGAAGTGGAGTTCATCGCCCAGGCCTTCCAGCTGATCCACGGTGGTCGCGACCTGAGCCTGCAACAACGTCCTCTATTGAAAGTGCTGAGCACGCTGGAAGGTCAGGGTTACCTGCCGCCGGCGGTGGTGAGCGAACTGCGCGAAGGCTATGAATTCCTGCGCTACACCGAGCACGCCATCCAGGCGATTGCCGACCGCCAGACCCAGATGCTGCCGGACGGCGCTCGGGACCAGGCGCGCATTGCCTTTATGTTGGGTTTCGACGATTGGGCCGCTTTCCACGAGCAGCTCATGTATTGGCGCGGCCGGGTAGCGTGGCACTTCGGCCAGGTGATCGCCGACCCCGACGAAGAACAAGGCAGTGAAAACGAAGTGGTGGTCGGCGGTGAATGGTTGCCGCTGTGGGAAGAAGCCCAGAACGAAGAAGCGGCCTGCCGCCAATTGGAAGAGGGCGGGTTCACCGATGCTACCAAGGCGCTGAAAGCCTTGGCCGGCCTGCGCGGCAGCCCGCAGTTGCGTGCCATGCAGCGCCTGGGACGTGAACGCCTCGATGCCTTCATTCCGCGCTTGCTGGCGCAAGCCGTGGAACACGCCAATCCCGATCTGGTGCTGGAGCGGGTGCTGCCATTGGTCGAAGCCGTGGCCCGCCGTTCTGCGTACCTGGTGTTGCTGACCGAAAACCCCGGCGCACTAAGACGCTTGCTGACCCTGTGCGCCGCGAGCCCGTGGATAGCCGAACAAATCACGCGCTTCCCGCTGCTGCTCGATGAACTGCTCAACGAAGGCCGACTGTTCAAGCCGCCCTTGGCGCCGGAACTGGCCGCCGAGTTGCGCGAGCGCCTGACACGGATTCCCGAGGACGACCTCGAACAGCAGATGGAGGCCCTGCGGCATTTCAAACTGGCGCACCGCTTGCGAGTGGCGGCCTCGGAAATCGCCGGGAGCCTGCCGTTGATGAAAGTCAGCGATTACCTGACCTGGCTGGCCGAAGCGATTCTCGAACAGGTACTGGCCCTGGCCTGGCGCCAGACCGTGGCCAAGTACGGCACGCCGTTGCGCACCGACGGCACCCTGTGCGATCCCGGATTCGTCATTGTCGGTTACGGGAAAGTCGGTGGGCTGGAATTGGGGCATGGTTCGGACCTGGACCTGGTGTTCATCCACGACGGCGATCCGCAGGCGGAAACCGACGGACCCAAGCCTATCGATGGCGCCCAGTTCTTCACTCGGCTCGGGCAACGGATCATTCACTTGCTGACGACCCAGACCAACTCCGGTCAGCTTTACGAAGTGGACATGCGCCTGCGTCCGTCCGGTGCCTCCGGGTTGCTGGTCAGTTCCCTGGGGGCGTTTGCCCGTTATCAGGAAATCGAAGCCTGGACCTGGGAGCATCAGGCATTGGTGCGGGCGCGGGTACTGGTGGGCAGTGAGGATGTCGGCCGGGCGTTCGAAAAAGTGCGTGCCGCGGTGTTGGGCAAATCACGAGACCTGGCAACCTTGCGTCAAGAGGTCAGCGAGATGCGCGCCAAGATGCGCGATAACCTCGGCAGCAAGAGCACCGCGGCAGGCACCGGGGCAAACGCCTTCGAGGCCACGGCGCCATTCGATCTCAAGCAAGACGCCGGAGGTATCGTCGATATTGAATTTATGGTGCAATACGCGGCTCTGGCGTGGTCGCAAACGCATCCGTCATTGCTGCGCTGGACCGACAACATCCGCATTCTGGAGGGGCTGGAGGAGGAAGGGCTGATGCCCGCCGAAGACGCCAGCCTGTTGCGTGAGGCCTATAAAGCCTACCGTTCCGCCGCCCACCGGCAGGCCTTGCAGAAGGACCCCGGCGTGATACCCGGCGACCAGTTCGCGGACGAACGACGGCAGGTACTGCGGATCTGGCGTGAGCTAGGGTTAAGCTGA
- the waaF gene encoding lipopolysaccharide heptosyltransferase II, with the protein MKILIVGPSWVGDMVMAQTLFQCLKQRHPQCEIDVLAPEWSRPILERMPEVRRALSFPLGHGALELATRRRIGKSLAGQYDQAILLPNSLKSALVPFFAGIPKRTGWRGEFRYGLLNDVRTLDKERYPLMIERFMALAYEPGLELPKPYPRPSLQIDPVSREAALAKFGLTLDRPLLVLCPGAEFGESKRWPSEHYAKVAEAKIREGWQVWLFGSKNDHGVGEDIRSRLIPGLREESVNLSGGTSLAEAIDLMSCADAVVSNDSGLMHVAAALNRPLVAVYGSTSPGFTPPLAEHVEIVRLGIECSPCFDRTCRFGHYNCLRQLMPHAVNEALQRLQGTVVEVK; encoded by the coding sequence ATGAAAATTCTGATCGTTGGGCCCAGTTGGGTCGGTGACATGGTGATGGCGCAGACACTGTTTCAGTGCCTCAAGCAACGCCACCCGCAATGCGAAATCGACGTGCTGGCCCCCGAGTGGAGCCGGCCGATTCTCGAGCGCATGCCCGAAGTGCGACGGGCCTTGAGCTTTCCGCTCGGCCACGGCGCCCTGGAGCTGGCGACCCGTCGACGCATCGGCAAATCCCTGGCCGGCCAGTACGACCAGGCGATCCTGCTGCCCAATTCCCTGAAGTCGGCGCTGGTGCCGTTCTTCGCCGGTATCCCGAAACGCACCGGCTGGCGTGGCGAGTTCCGTTATGGCCTGCTCAATGACGTGCGCACGCTGGACAAAGAACGCTACCCGCTGATGATCGAGCGCTTCATGGCCTTGGCTTACGAGCCCGGCCTTGAGCTGCCCAAGCCTTATCCGCGGCCGAGCCTGCAAATCGATCCGGTCAGCCGGGAAGCGGCGCTGGCCAAGTTCGGTCTGACCCTAGACCGTCCGTTGCTGGTGCTGTGCCCCGGTGCCGAGTTCGGCGAATCCAAGCGCTGGCCGTCCGAACACTACGCCAAGGTCGCCGAAGCGAAGATTCGTGAAGGCTGGCAAGTCTGGTTGTTCGGTTCGAAGAACGATCATGGCGTTGGCGAAGACATCCGGTCGCGGCTGATTCCCGGCTTGCGTGAAGAGTCGGTGAACCTCAGTGGCGGCACGTCCCTGGCCGAAGCCATCGACCTGATGTCCTGCGCCGACGCGGTAGTCTCCAACGACTCCGGTCTGATGCATGTCGCTGCCGCGCTGAATCGCCCGCTGGTGGCGGTATACGGCTCGACCTCGCCGGGCTTCACGCCGCCATTGGCCGAACACGTCGAGATCGTGCGCCTGGGCATCGAATGCAGTCCGTGCTTCGATCGCACGTGCCGCTTCGGGCATTACAACTGCCTGCGTCAGCTGATGCCGCATGCGGTGAACGAAGCCTTGCAGCGGTTGCAGGGCACTGTGGTCGAGGTCAAATAA
- the rfaC gene encoding lipopolysaccharide heptosyltransferase RfaC — protein MRVLLIKTSSLGDVIHALPALTDAARAIPGIQFDWVVEEGFAEIPTWHPAVGKVIPVAIRRWRKNIWQTIKSGEWKRFKQSVRANKYDLVIDAQGLLKSALLTRYAKAPVAGLDKNSAREPIAARFYSRRLAVARGQHAVERVRQLFAVALGYDLPKGMGDYGLNVERLVELPRKNPYVVFLHGTTWDTKHWPEAYWRELAERVGFLGVAVKLPWGNPIEKARAERIAKDMKHVEVLPKLNLAGVGKVLAGAQACVAVDTGLGHLAAALDVPTLSLFGPTNPGLTGAYGKSQIHIASDFPCAPCMQKKCTYQPTAEDARQFDLKREWPLCFTRLNPERVASRLSTLLLAEELR, from the coding sequence TTGCGGGTTCTGCTGATCAAGACTTCTTCGCTGGGCGACGTGATTCACGCGTTGCCAGCGCTGACCGACGCGGCGCGAGCGATCCCCGGCATCCAGTTCGACTGGGTGGTGGAGGAGGGTTTTGCCGAAATTCCGACCTGGCACCCGGCTGTGGGCAAGGTGATTCCAGTGGCGATTCGTCGCTGGCGCAAGAATATCTGGCAGACCATCAAGAGTGGCGAGTGGAAGCGCTTCAAGCAAAGTGTTCGCGCTAACAAATATGATTTGGTGATCGATGCCCAAGGCCTGCTCAAAAGTGCCTTGCTGACCCGATATGCCAAAGCCCCGGTGGCCGGGCTGGATAAAAACTCGGCCCGTGAGCCGATTGCCGCACGCTTCTATTCCCGGCGTCTGGCCGTGGCCCGTGGGCAACACGCGGTGGAGCGGGTGCGTCAGCTATTTGCCGTGGCCCTGGGTTACGACCTGCCAAAAGGCATGGGCGATTACGGCTTGAACGTCGAACGACTGGTGGAGTTGCCGCGCAAGAATCCTTACGTGGTGTTCCTGCACGGCACCACTTGGGACACCAAACACTGGCCTGAAGCCTACTGGCGCGAGCTGGCCGAGCGTGTCGGCTTTCTCGGTGTGGCGGTGAAGCTGCCGTGGGGTAATCCGATCGAGAAAGCCCGCGCCGAGCGCATCGCCAAAGACATGAAACACGTCGAAGTGCTGCCCAAGCTGAACCTGGCGGGCGTCGGCAAGGTGCTGGCCGGGGCGCAAGCCTGCGTCGCGGTGGACACCGGACTCGGGCACCTCGCCGCGGCGCTGGATGTGCCAACGCTGTCGTTGTTCGGCCCGACCAACCCGGGCCTTACCGGTGCCTATGGTAAATCGCAGATTCACATCGCCAGCGATTTCCCTTGTGCGCCGTGTATGCAAAAGAAATGTACGTATCAACCGACAGCTGAAGATGCCCGTCAGTTTGATCTTAAGCGCGAGTGGCCCCTGTGCTTCACGCGTCTGAACCCCGAGCGTGTCGCGAGCCGATTGAGCACGTTGTTACTGGCTGAGGAGCTGCGCTGA
- a CDS encoding glycosyltransferase family 4 protein encodes MQLAFVLYKYFPFGGLQRDFMRIALECQQRGHQIRVYTLIWEGDIPPGFEVLVAPVKALFNHRRNEKLSEWMEADLAKRPVDRLIGFNKMPGLDVYYAADGCFEDKAQNLRNSLYRRWGRYRHFAEYERAVFAKDAKTEVLMISEVQQPLFIRHYDTPLQRFHLLPPGIAQDRRRPPDADEIRAGFRAEFKLKDDELLLVQIGSGFKTKGVDRSLKALAALPADLKKRTRLFVIGQDDPKLFQMQSAALGLGDNVTFLKGRSDIPRFLLGADLLIHPAYNENTGTVLLEALVAGLPVLVSAVCGYAHYIAEADAGLVLDEPFDQAQLTQYLTGMLNDDQARAAWSRNGLAFAETADLYSMPQHAADVILAEHAQ; translated from the coding sequence ATGCAATTGGCATTTGTCTTGTACAAGTACTTTCCCTTTGGCGGCTTGCAGCGCGATTTCATGCGTATCGCCTTGGAATGCCAGCAGCGAGGCCATCAGATTCGCGTCTACACGCTGATCTGGGAAGGTGACATCCCACCGGGCTTCGAAGTGCTGGTGGCGCCGGTCAAGGCGTTGTTCAACCATCGGCGCAATGAAAAGCTCAGCGAGTGGATGGAAGCGGACTTGGCCAAGCGTCCGGTAGACCGCTTGATCGGTTTCAACAAGATGCCGGGCCTGGACGTTTACTACGCCGCCGACGGTTGCTTCGAAGACAAGGCGCAGAATCTGCGCAACTCGCTGTACCGTCGCTGGGGTCGCTATCGACACTTCGCCGAGTACGAGCGCGCGGTGTTCGCCAAGGACGCCAAGACTGAAGTGCTGATGATTTCCGAGGTCCAGCAGCCGCTGTTCATCAGGCATTACGACACGCCGCTGCAGCGCTTCCATCTGCTGCCGCCAGGCATCGCCCAGGACCGTCGTCGTCCACCGGACGCGGATGAAATTCGCGCCGGGTTTCGCGCCGAATTCAAGCTGAAGGACGATGAACTGTTGCTGGTGCAGATCGGCTCCGGGTTCAAGACCAAGGGTGTGGATCGCAGCCTCAAGGCGCTGGCCGCATTGCCCGCGGACCTGAAGAAACGCACCCGGTTGTTTGTAATTGGCCAGGACGACCCCAAGTTATTCCAGATGCAAAGTGCCGCCTTGGGCCTTGGGGACAACGTGACGTTCCTCAAGGGTCGTAGCGATATCCCGCGTTTCCTGCTCGGTGCCGATCTGTTGATTCACCCGGCGTATAACGAAAACACCGGGACCGTGTTGCTTGAAGCCCTGGTGGCCGGGTTGCCGGTGCTGGTGAGTGCGGTGTGTGGTTATGCCCATTACATCGCCGAGGCCGATGCCGGTCTGGTGCTGGACGAGCCTTTCGATCAGGCACAGTTGACCCAATACCTGACGGGGATGTTGAACGACGATCAAGCGCGGGCGGCCTGGAGCCGCAACGGCCTGGCCTTCGCCGAGACGGCCGACCTCTATAGCATGCCGCAGCACGCGGCCGATGTGATTCTCGCGGAGCACGCGCAATGA
- the rfaP gene encoding lipopolysaccharide core heptose(I) kinase RfaP: MKLMLAEPFKSLWAGRDPFAEVEKLEGEVYRELEARRTLRTVVDGNGFFVKIHRGIGWGEIVKNLITVKLPVLGAGQEWKAIQRLQEVGVPTMTAVAYGEKGSNPADQHSFIITEELAPTVSLEDFSIDWVKQPPLPKLKRALIAEVARMTGMMHRAGVNHRDCYICHFLLHTDRPVTAEDLKLSIIDLHRAHTRPTITQRWRNKDLAALYFSALDIGLTRRDKLRFLKGYFQQPLRQILGEEAGLLSWLEGKANKLYERKQRYGDAL, encoded by the coding sequence ATGAAGTTGATGCTGGCTGAACCGTTCAAGAGCCTCTGGGCCGGACGCGACCCGTTCGCCGAAGTCGAGAAGCTCGAGGGCGAGGTGTATCGCGAGCTTGAAGCGCGCCGCACCCTGCGTACCGTGGTTGATGGCAATGGCTTTTTCGTGAAGATCCACCGCGGCATTGGCTGGGGCGAGATCGTCAAGAATCTGATCACAGTCAAGCTGCCTGTGCTCGGTGCCGGCCAGGAATGGAAGGCTATTCAACGCCTGCAAGAAGTCGGCGTGCCGACCATGACCGCCGTCGCTTACGGCGAGAAAGGCAGCAACCCGGCGGATCAACACTCGTTCATCATTACCGAAGAACTGGCACCCACCGTCAGCCTCGAAGATTTCAGTATCGATTGGGTCAAGCAGCCGCCGTTGCCCAAGCTCAAGCGTGCGCTCATTGCCGAAGTCGCGCGCATGACCGGCATGATGCACCGCGCTGGCGTCAATCACCGCGACTGTTACATCTGCCACTTCCTGCTGCACACCGACAGACCGGTGACGGCTGAAGACTTGAAGCTGTCGATAATCGACCTGCACCGCGCCCACACCCGCCCGACGATTACCCAGCGCTGGCGCAACAAGGACCTGGCGGCGCTGTATTTTTCGGCGCTGGACATCGGCCTGACCCGTCGCGACAAACTGCGTTTCCTCAAGGGCTATTTCCAGCAGCCCTTGCGCCAGATCCTCGGCGAAGAAGCCGGGTTGCTCAGCTGGCTCGAAGGCAAGGCCAACAAGCTCTATGAGCGTAAACAGCGATACGGGGACGCGCTCTGA
- a CDS encoding lipopolysaccharide kinase InaA family protein has translation MPGWKLEPAYSDLAEDFGSLEAVFALEGERLTHDLLSEVIRVKRNGVNYYVKRYVGAGKGLRRYLGKPRVKAEWQNLKRFAKWGIPTAEVVAWGLERRGAAYDRGAMITRELPNTEDLSALAERHDPKLADRAWVDTVSRQLASYTRTMHDHRFTHNDLKWRNLLIDDQARLFLIDCPNGDFWRGFWLKYRITKDLACLDKVAKYQLSATQRLRFYLQYRQRTRLDAADKKRIRHVVRFFEGRE, from the coding sequence ATGCCAGGCTGGAAACTGGAACCTGCTTACAGCGATCTGGCAGAAGATTTCGGCAGCCTCGAGGCAGTGTTTGCGCTCGAGGGTGAGCGCTTGACCCATGACCTGCTGTCCGAGGTCATTCGCGTCAAGCGCAATGGCGTCAACTATTACGTCAAACGCTACGTCGGTGCGGGTAAGGGGCTGCGTCGTTACCTGGGCAAGCCCCGGGTCAAAGCCGAGTGGCAGAACCTCAAGCGCTTCGCCAAGTGGGGCATTCCCACGGCCGAGGTGGTGGCCTGGGGGCTGGAGCGGCGCGGCGCGGCTTATGATCGCGGCGCGATGATCACCCGCGAACTGCCCAATACCGAAGATCTGTCCGCCCTGGCCGAACGGCATGATCCCAAGCTGGCGGACCGCGCCTGGGTCGACACCGTCAGTCGACAGTTGGCCAGCTACACCCGGACCATGCACGATCATCGCTTCACCCATAACGATTTGAAGTGGCGCAACCTGTTGATCGACGATCAGGCCCGGTTGTTTCTGATCGACTGCCCCAACGGCGACTTCTGGCGTGGCTTCTGGCTCAAATACCGCATTACCAAGGATCTGGCCTGCCTGGACAAGGTGGCCAAGTATCAACTGTCGGCCACCCAGCGCCTGCGCTTTTACCTGCAATACCGGCAACGGACCCGGCTCGATGCAGCTGACAAAAAAAGGATCCGGCACGTGGTGAGATTTTTCGAGGGGCGCGAATGA
- a CDS encoding lipopolysaccharide kinase InaA family protein: protein MTDFLAAQDRALLARHGLDTFDALWARQLDAVDEPNTARGGWSSVFRLDLEGQGYYLKRQSNYQMRTLHAPFGEPSFAREFRNISRYERFGIPALKAAFFGERKVDGEVRAILLTRALDGWDDLDSFLQRWSDLSAAQHSMILQACGQLARRLHGARQVHGCFYPKHIFLQATGEGYQAQLIDLEKTRPLLFGSRDRAKDLEPLLRRAPEWTEAQLRELLAAYLDQPRDSTLIDSWLTRLHARRSHKETR from the coding sequence ATGACTGATTTTCTCGCCGCGCAAGACCGGGCGCTGCTCGCGCGTCACGGCCTCGACACCTTCGATGCACTCTGGGCCAGGCAACTCGACGCCGTGGATGAGCCCAACACCGCGCGCGGTGGCTGGAGCAGCGTGTTTCGGCTGGATCTGGAAGGTCAGGGTTACTACCTCAAGCGCCAGAGCAACTATCAAATGCGCACCTTGCATGCACCGTTTGGCGAGCCGAGTTTTGCCCGGGAATTTCGCAACATCAGTCGCTATGAGCGCTTTGGGATTCCCGCACTGAAGGCGGCGTTTTTCGGTGAGCGCAAAGTCGATGGCGAGGTTCGGGCGATTCTGTTGACCCGTGCCCTCGACGGCTGGGATGACCTGGATTCGTTTTTGCAGCGCTGGTCGGATTTAAGCGCCGCCCAGCACTCGATGATTCTGCAGGCCTGTGGGCAATTGGCCCGGCGTCTTCATGGCGCGCGTCAGGTTCACGGCTGCTTCTACCCCAAGCATATTTTTCTCCAGGCCACCGGCGAAGGTTATCAGGCCCAACTGATCGACCTGGAAAAGACCCGGCCATTATTGTTCGGTTCGCGTGACCGGGCCAAAGACCTGGAGCCGTTGCTGCGCCGGGCGCCGGAGTGGACCGAAGCGCAGTTGCGCGAGTTACTGGCCGCCTATCTGGATCAACCCCGGGACAGCACGCTGATCGATAGCTGGCTGACCCGCCTGCACGCGCGACGCAGCCACAAGGAGACCCGCTGA
- a CDS encoding lipopolysaccharide kinase InaA family protein, with the protein MRLSELKNAGRSPGLPMSISLADAAGPAELQLLSLLRVLPGQRYVGAGVWRGRPVLAKLLVGSKAARHFQRELEGVRLLAAQGLTTPQLLADGLKEGEGGWLLFDFLEGAESLGEAWKRVETLPVLADEQSAVLADALGAIGQLHRKGLWQEDLHLDNLLRQRGRLYLIDGAGIRVETAGKPLSRQTVLENLGVFFAQLPKSLEPFTEELLVYYLLSNGEHALPMEALQAQIDKVRRWRLKDFLIKVGRECTLFSVQRGPFGLRAIRREEEAAMRPVLAQADALLDQGHLYKTGGAASVGKVDVAGRTLVIKRYNIKGFAHWLKRFWRPSRAWHSWREGNRLAFLGIATPKPLALLERRFLWLRNRAYLITEHLSGPDIIERFAPYIESGDAPEAELVALDHLFAQLIRERISHGDFKGHNLFWQEDRWALIDLDSMCQHGSAGSFAPAYARDRARFMRNWPEASALYRVIDQRLPRDISSAA; encoded by the coding sequence ATGCGTTTGTCCGAGCTGAAAAATGCTGGCCGCAGTCCTGGCCTGCCCATGAGTATTTCACTGGCCGATGCCGCCGGTCCTGCCGAGTTGCAGTTGCTGAGCCTGTTGCGGGTATTGCCCGGGCAGCGTTATGTCGGCGCCGGAGTCTGGCGCGGTCGGCCGGTGTTGGCCAAATTATTGGTCGGCAGCAAGGCGGCGCGGCATTTTCAGCGTGAACTGGAGGGTGTGCGACTGCTCGCCGCCCAGGGCCTGACCACCCCGCAGCTGTTGGCCGACGGCCTGAAAGAGGGCGAGGGCGGGTGGCTGCTGTTTGATTTCCTTGAAGGCGCCGAGAGCCTGGGGGAGGCCTGGAAGCGGGTCGAGACTTTGCCCGTGTTGGCGGATGAGCAATCGGCGGTCCTGGCCGATGCGCTGGGGGCGATTGGTCAGCTGCACCGCAAAGGCCTGTGGCAGGAAGACCTGCATCTGGACAATCTGCTGCGCCAGCGCGGCCGGCTGTATTTGATCGATGGCGCGGGCATCCGTGTCGAGACGGCCGGCAAACCGCTGTCGCGGCAGACAGTGTTGGAAAACCTCGGCGTGTTTTTTGCCCAGTTGCCCAAGTCGCTGGAGCCCTTCACCGAAGAATTGCTGGTGTATTACCTGCTGAGCAACGGCGAGCATGCCTTGCCCATGGAGGCCTTGCAGGCGCAGATCGACAAGGTTCGGCGCTGGCGCCTCAAAGACTTTCTGATCAAGGTCGGTCGTGAGTGCACGCTGTTCAGTGTCCAGCGCGGGCCATTCGGCTTGCGGGCGATTCGCCGCGAGGAAGAAGCCGCGATGCGGCCGGTGCTGGCGCAGGCCGACGCGTTGCTCGATCAGGGCCATCTGTACAAGACCGGCGGTGCGGCGAGCGTCGGCAAGGTCGACGTGGCTGGCCGTACGCTGGTGATCAAGCGCTACAACATCAAGGGCTTCGCCCACTGGCTCAAACGCTTCTGGCGCCCGAGCCGGGCCTGGCACTCCTGGCGCGAAGGCAATCGGCTGGCGTTTCTTGGCATTGCCACGCCCAAGCCCTTGGCGTTGCTGGAAAGGCGGTTTCTCTGGTTGCGCAACCGGGCTTATCTGATCACCGAGCACCTGTCTGGGCCGGACATCATTGAGCGCTTTGCGCCGTACATTGAGAGCGGCGATGCGCCGGAGGCTGAACTGGTGGCGCTGGATCATTTGTTTGCGCAGTTGATTCGCGAGCGGATCAGCCATGGGGATTTCAAGGGGCACAACCTGTTCTGGCAGGAAGATCGCTGGGCGCTGATCGACCTGGATTCGATGTGTCAGCATGGCTCTGCGGGCAGCTTTGCGCCGGCGTATGCGCGGGATCGGGCAAGATTCATGCGTAACTGGCCCGAGGCCAGTGCGCTTTATCGAGTCATCGATCAGCGTCTGCCCAGAGACATCTCCAGCGCTGCCTGA
- a CDS encoding YceK/YidQ family lipoprotein: protein MTIKRAVVIGAFSLALSGCGTAVTVLQDDAETAKDLRQRQTYCQSVPRAYSGLVYDFCILNSPPSYTAGGAQVGFIPLIFFDLVASGVLDTIILPYTIYRQSEDGSLWIR from the coding sequence GTGACGATAAAAAGGGCTGTTGTAATCGGAGCTTTCTCACTGGCTTTATCCGGGTGCGGGACCGCGGTCACGGTACTGCAGGATGACGCCGAAACGGCAAAGGATCTCCGACAAAGGCAGACCTACTGTCAATCCGTCCCTCGCGCCTACAGCGGTCTGGTCTACGACTTCTGCATACTCAACTCTCCGCCCAGCTATACGGCAGGTGGAGCACAAGTGGGCTTTATTCCCCTGATCTTTTTCGACCTCGTCGCCTCCGGGGTACTGGACACGATCATCCTGCCTTACACCATTTATCGCCAGAGCGAGGACGGGAGCCTCTGGATCAGGTGA